The Nyctibius grandis isolate bNycGra1 chromosome 3, bNycGra1.pri, whole genome shotgun sequence genome window below encodes:
- the LOC137661580 gene encoding deoxyuridine 5'-triphosphate nucleotidohydrolase-like: MGRDDTTILSSSLPHSGCLSELSASTRGSAGVDLAVGSDVTITDSAVHVIPSTVSGLLGYGLSGLLLGRSSATKQGLLVLPGVIDADYTGQIGIMLRVLNPPVTLKQGTRIAQLVPFRSSVPRAVDNTRGNQGFGSTGAPTVTFVHEITAAKLCRTVNREDPGT, translated from the coding sequence ATGGGGCGTGACGACACCACAATACTGTCCAGCAGCCTACCCCATTCAGGCTGTCTCTCAGAGCTCTCAGCTTCCACCAGAGGAAGCGCAGGCGTCGATTTGGCCGTGGGATCAGATGTAACAATTACAGATAGCGCCGTACACGTAATTCCCTCAACCGTTAGTGGACTTTTAGGCTATGGACTCAGTGGATTGTTGTTAGGAAGATCATCAGCTACCAAACAAGGTCTTCTGGTACTACCAGGCGTCATCGACGCGGACTACACTGGACAAATTGGAATCATGTTGAGAGTATTAAACCCACCTGTGACGTTGAAACAAGGAACTAGAATCGCTCAATTAGTTCCGTTCCGATCCAGCGTTCCTAGAGCCGTTGACAACACCAGAGGGAATCAAGGTTTTGGTTCCACTGGAGCCCCCACAGTCACATTTGTGCATGAAATAACTGCTGCCAAACTCTGTCGAACAGTTAATAGAGAGGACCCAGGAACATAA